The Candidatus Bathyarchaeia archaeon genome contains a region encoding:
- a CDS encoding CoA-binding protein, translating to MSGDEDLIKDILSKYRTIAIIGLSRDPEKDSYRVARYLAEHGFKIIPVNPNADVILGEKCYASLPEIPADKQKMIEIVNIFRPPGEVPGIVEQAIQLRRFHGKPYVIWTQLGIINERAAGMAKDAGFVVIMDRCIMREHMRLFKK from the coding sequence ATGAGCGGAGATGAAGATCTAATTAAGGATATTCTGTCAAAATACAGGACTATTGCCATAATTGGGCTTTCGAGAGACCCAGAGAAGGATAGTTATAGGGTTGCAAGGTATCTGGCGGAGCACGGCTTCAAAATAATACCTGTAAACCCCAATGCTGACGTAATTTTAGGCGAGAAATGTTATGCCAGTTTACCTGAAATCCCCGCGGATAAACAAAAAATGATTGAGATTGTAAACATTTTTAGGCCGCCGGGCGAGGTTCCGGGAATTGTTGAGCAGGCAATTCAATTAAGAAGGTTTCATGGTAAGCCTTATGTCATCTGGACTCAGCTTGGCATAATTAACGAGCGCGCTGCAGGTATGGCTAAAGACGCCGGCTTCGTTGTGATAATGGATAGGTGTATTATGCGGGAGCATATGCGGCTCTTCAAAAAGTAG
- a CDS encoding flavodoxin family protein has translation MRALIVSGSPHKNGLCATISNEIANGIKAAGGESKIVFLAEKSVSACRACTSPLCWQEMECVIEDDALELRRLLNDCDALAFVAPVYFLSVNGLSKNFMDRMRYYGGNGKPAMAVSVAGGTGKGCVLALQEICRWLIMLGFRPQNPLPVTRYNLDTALIEVKVRGKRMVGVKPQRFSSLAEKVAYYESLPYMKYSVIDEILLLAKEAVNGIMRKGRADLISEAKEKIEVGETLLRIGKISDAIKVITEAHEESMRIFNEVSRQ, from the coding sequence ATGAGAGCATTAATCGTGTCTGGTTCACCCCATAAAAATGGGCTTTGCGCAACGATATCTAATGAGATCGCAAACGGTATTAAGGCGGCTGGTGGAGAATCCAAAATAGTATTTCTGGCGGAAAAAAGTGTTAGCGCGTGCAGAGCATGCACTAGCCCATTATGTTGGCAGGAGATGGAGTGCGTAATAGAGGATGATGCGCTTGAACTAAGGAGGCTACTCAATGATTGTGATGCGCTGGCGTTTGTTGCTCCAGTCTATTTTCTCTCGGTAAATGGGTTATCTAAAAACTTCATGGATAGGATGAGATATTATGGGGGGAATGGAAAGCCAGCTATGGCGGTCTCGGTAGCTGGTGGCACAGGTAAAGGATGCGTGCTCGCATTACAGGAGATTTGCAGATGGCTCATTATGCTGGGTTTTCGCCCGCAAAACCCGCTGCCGGTAACACGCTATAACTTAGATACAGCTCTTATAGAGGTCAAAGTTAGAGGAAAGAGAATGGTTGGAGTGAAACCTCAGCGGTTCTCTAGCCTAGCTGAAAAAGTTGCCTACTATGAATCTTTACCATACATGAAATACAGCGTGATAGATGAAATCCTGCTTCTAGCCAAGGAAGCCGTTAATGGGATAATGAGGAAAGGGAGAGCTGACTTAATAAGCGAAGCCAAGGAAAAGATTGAGGTTGGAGAAACCCTGCTTAGAATAGGTAAGATTAGCGATGCCATAAAAGTAATTACAGAAGCCCACGAAGAAAGCATGAGAATCTTTAACGAAGTATCTCGCCAATGA
- a CDS encoding fibrillarin-like rRNA/tRNA 2'-O-methyltransferase, translating into MSVKVEPLPKFDGVYRVTLEDGSHRIASKNLAPGKDVYGERLIKYADAEYRVWDPYRSKIAAAILKGLKMLPIRAGYKVLYLGAASGTTASHVSDIVGEEGHVFCIEFAPRPLKELVDNVCRYRPNMSPILADARLPEKYANMVEKVDMIYCDVAQPEQAQILADNAKIFLKKGGWIMLAIKARSIDVTKEPSEIYKREIAILEKNGFQIHQVIHLEPYDKDHAMILAQYLPDK; encoded by the coding sequence ATGAGTGTGAAGGTTGAGCCGTTGCCAAAGTTTGATGGAGTGTATAGAGTGACCCTTGAGGACGGATCACATAGGATAGCGTCAAAGAACCTTGCACCGGGCAAAGATGTTTATGGTGAACGCTTAATAAAATATGCGGACGCTGAGTATAGAGTGTGGGATCCGTATAGAAGCAAGATAGCTGCGGCCATACTCAAGGGCTTAAAAATGCTTCCAATTAGGGCGGGATACAAGGTTCTATATCTAGGCGCGGCTTCTGGGACAACTGCAAGCCATGTTTCAGATATAGTTGGCGAAGAAGGGCATGTCTTCTGCATAGAGTTTGCCCCCCGACCATTGAAGGAGCTCGTAGATAACGTCTGCAGATATAGACCTAACATGTCGCCTATTTTGGCTGACGCTAGGCTCCCAGAGAAATACGCCAATATGGTTGAGAAAGTTGACATGATATACTGTGATGTAGCTCAGCCGGAGCAGGCTCAGATATTGGCTGACAACGCTAAGATTTTTCTCAAGAAAGGCGGGTGGATAATGCTGGCTATAAAAGCGAGGAGCATAGATGTTACGAAGGAGCCTAGCGAAATCTATAAGAGAGAAATAGCTATACTGGAGAAGAACGGCTTCCAAATACACCAAGTCATACATCTAGAACCATATGATAAAGACCATGCGATGATACTAGCCCAATATCTGCCAGACAAGTAA